The following nucleotide sequence is from Methanobacterium sp. Maddingley MBC34.
TCTTCGCGTGGCAACACAATCATACTCACCAGATTTAATAAAAGAATACATTTGAGGTAAAAGAGAGGGGGGATCTTGTAAATCCGCATCCATTAAAATAATAAAATCACCAGAACTATTTTCTAATCCAGAATATATAGCCGCTTCTTTTCCAAAATTCCTAGAAAATGAAATGTATTTTATCTGCTCATCATATTTACTTAACCTTTTAATTAGTTCTAAAGTTTTATCTTTAGATCCATCATCAACAAAAATAAACTCAAAAGATAGATTAGATAATTCCGCATTCCCTTTAATGACTTTTGAAACTTCTTTATAGAATCTGGGTATGGTCTTTTCTTCATTAAGACAAGGGATGACAATACTTATCAAATTCATATTATTTCTCCTTAAATACTATTACTTTACTGAATACATAGTTTAAAATAATTACAATTATGTTAATAACAATTTTCGAGATGACATCATCAAACATCCACAAAATAACGAAGGCATAGAAAAGAAGAGAGTCCAGAACCCCAGATAATCCTCTTCCAAATATAAATAATGCAAATTCATGTAATATTTTTTCATTTTTACTTTCAAATACAAAAATTCTATTGGTAACATAAGCAAACACAATTGAAAAAAACCAAGCCATTATATTTGAAAGAAAGTTATCAATTCCACATATTTTAGCAAGAAACAGATAGCTTATCAAATTTACTAGTGTAGTAAATACTCCAAATATAATATATAGGATAATTTCTTTTTTTTCATTAATTATTTTCAAATTAAATAGATCACTAAAATTTTTTAAAAGATTATTATTTTGGAAAATCTTAGATTTTGAAGAAATAGAACAACTGAAAATAGCTATAATTCTATTAATCATGTTAACACGTTTATTTTCCATCATAATTAATTTTTACCAATATAAACTTAA
It contains:
- a CDS encoding putative membrane protein (PFAM: GtrA-like protein), yielding MMENKRVNMINRIIAIFSCSISSKSKIFQNNNLLKNFSDLFNLKIINEKKEIILYIIFGVFTTLVNLISYLFLAKICGIDNFLSNIMAWFFSIVFAYVTNRIFVFESKNEKILHEFALFIFGRGLSGVLDSLLFYAFVILWMFDDVISKIVINIIVIILNYVFSKVIVFKEK